One Cloacibacillus sp. DNA window includes the following coding sequences:
- a CDS encoding lipoate--protein ligase: MIEKTALVIADGYTPYRNQAVEEYLMREAEPKSCTMYLWQNRQTVVIGRNQNGRAECRVEQLEKDGGYLARRLSGGGAVFHDLGNLNFSFLAADPDYDVARQLRVILAAVRSFGLAAEASGRNDITIDGRKFSGNAFMSSARRRCHHGTLLISADTSRMVKYLNVAQDKLENKGVRSVRSRVVNLSELESAITVESMTAALRSAFCAEYGVACEERALSELDGGRLRALTEKFASAAWRLESEPDFLFTRKKRFVWGGAEVHLKVEAGRVAEVRLFTDSMDPELSETAEKALRGAEFSSKALCGALAELPCEEARKQMLLDISSILMEAE; the protein is encoded by the coding sequence ATGATTGAAAAGACAGCTCTTGTCATCGCAGACGGATATACTCCATACAGGAATCAGGCCGTTGAAGAATATTTGATGCGGGAGGCGGAGCCCAAGAGCTGTACCATGTACCTCTGGCAAAACCGGCAGACGGTCGTCATCGGCCGCAACCAAAACGGACGCGCCGAATGCCGCGTAGAGCAGCTTGAAAAGGACGGCGGGTATCTCGCCCGCCGCCTTTCCGGCGGAGGCGCGGTCTTCCACGACCTGGGGAACCTGAACTTCTCCTTTCTGGCGGCTGACCCAGACTACGATGTGGCACGTCAGCTGCGCGTGATACTTGCCGCCGTTCGCTCCTTCGGGCTGGCGGCTGAGGCCTCCGGACGCAACGACATCACGATAGACGGCAGGAAGTTCTCCGGCAACGCCTTTATGTCCTCCGCGCGGCGGCGCTGTCATCACGGCACGCTGCTGATAAGCGCCGACACCTCGCGCATGGTCAAATATCTAAACGTAGCGCAGGATAAGCTGGAAAATAAAGGCGTCCGTTCCGTCCGCTCCAGGGTAGTCAACCTATCGGAGCTTGAAAGCGCCATCACAGTCGAAAGCATGACGGCGGCGCTGCGCAGCGCCTTTTGCGCAGAGTACGGCGTAGCTTGCGAAGAGCGAGCGCTCTCCGAACTGGACGGCGGACGCCTGCGGGCGCTTACTGAAAAATTTGCCTCCGCCGCCTGGAGGCTTGAGTCTGAGCCGGACTTTTTATTCACCAGAAAAAAACGTTTTGTCTGGGGCGGCGCGGAAGTGCATCTGAAGGTAGAGGCGGGCAGGGTCGCGGAGGTGCGTCTTTTTACAGACTCCATGGACCCCGAGCTCTCCGAAACGGCTGAAAAGGCCCTTCGCGGCGCGGAATTTTCATCAAAGGCGCTTTGCGGCGCGCTTGCCGAGCTTCCCTGCGAAGAGGCGCGCAAACAAATGCTCCTTGACATTTCTTCGATCCTTATGGAGGCGGAATAA